A stretch of Aureispira sp. CCB-E DNA encodes these proteins:
- a CDS encoding DUF4836 family protein — MKSISTLIVLFMATQLLVAQENTMQRFIDKDKAAFIATLSPYQTYSKLDKATTDKYNVSEILAPMLLGIAGGDMSEENVKKVEQDLADTKKVGLNTQEDIYIWAQRPNEMNEEDPEALFINLIVPVTDGDKFRSFLDQLFGADKIKSMIPKGEALNMVHNGMLINWNKERLIITASTSEQSFFEEREEFESRQSEMYLEHAKSLGSVTLDNSLAKDTDYQQQLDKDADFSIWMDYNNLMPPLAQVPMQARDLVGSLYDLVGGIKISGHGYAKKGEGEFTTTMYANESMARVFNQAYNLKINKDFFKYIDNTNLMGMYTFAMSPKGFMDSYSSEVYKALKKSKEGALVANMLDIVDIFIDEEEIYTLLKGDMLFAVTDIKVLDRKSSDFEYDEETDKWEEITTTVKEPMPMAVMMFSYGSEENIMKFIDFGANAGVLSKRADGVWAVGGVREEIGVDMFVIIKDGVLMFTNDENITKNLNGLPKNKQMPAKAVKDITALVQYGFLDAQKMISTSKSTMKEMGQTFPKELATVEENLNKFEIKTFAPEGNQIKSDMRLIFKNKDANSLQIMVDGMLKVMESKMGGRDEEPVYDEEEESEDGTKKL; from the coding sequence ATGAAAAGTATTTCCACCCTAATTGTACTCTTTATGGCTACACAACTGCTAGTTGCTCAAGAAAATACAATGCAACGATTTATTGATAAAGACAAAGCTGCTTTTATCGCAACGTTATCTCCCTACCAAACTTATAGCAAACTAGACAAAGCCACTACAGACAAATACAATGTTAGTGAAATTCTTGCCCCCATGTTGCTTGGAATTGCTGGCGGGGATATGTCCGAAGAAAACGTCAAAAAAGTAGAACAAGATTTGGCTGACACCAAAAAAGTGGGGTTAAACACTCAAGAAGATATTTACATTTGGGCACAACGTCCAAACGAAATGAACGAAGAAGACCCAGAAGCTTTATTTATTAATCTAATCGTTCCAGTGACAGATGGCGACAAATTTAGATCCTTTCTAGATCAATTGTTTGGTGCAGACAAAATCAAATCAATGATTCCTAAAGGGGAGGCACTAAATATGGTACACAATGGTATGCTCATTAACTGGAATAAAGAACGCTTAATTATAACTGCATCTACTAGTGAGCAAAGTTTTTTTGAAGAAAGAGAGGAATTTGAAAGCCGTCAATCTGAAATGTATTTGGAACATGCCAAATCTTTGGGTTCGGTTACCTTGGATAACTCATTGGCAAAAGACACCGATTATCAACAACAATTGGACAAAGACGCTGACTTTAGCATTTGGATGGACTACAACAATTTAATGCCTCCTTTAGCGCAAGTTCCCATGCAAGCTAGAGACTTGGTAGGTTCTTTGTATGATCTTGTTGGCGGCATTAAAATTAGTGGTCACGGTTATGCAAAAAAAGGAGAAGGTGAATTCACAACAACAATGTATGCCAACGAATCTATGGCTCGCGTTTTTAACCAAGCATACAACCTTAAAATCAACAAAGACTTTTTCAAATATATTGACAATACTAACCTAATGGGTATGTATACCTTCGCCATGAGTCCCAAAGGTTTTATGGATTCTTACAGCTCTGAGGTTTACAAAGCATTAAAGAAAAGTAAAGAAGGAGCACTTGTTGCCAATATGCTTGATATCGTTGATATTTTTATTGATGAAGAAGAAATTTATACCTTGCTAAAAGGAGATATGTTGTTTGCTGTTACCGATATAAAAGTATTGGATCGCAAATCTTCTGACTTTGAATACGACGAAGAAACCGATAAATGGGAAGAAATTACAACAACCGTAAAAGAGCCCATGCCTATGGCTGTTATGATGTTCTCTTATGGCAGCGAAGAAAATATTATGAAATTCATTGATTTTGGTGCCAATGCTGGTGTACTTTCCAAAAGAGCAGATGGCGTTTGGGCTGTTGGTGGTGTTAGAGAAGAGATTGGTGTCGATATGTTTGTCATTATCAAAGATGGTGTTTTAATGTTTACCAATGATGAAAATATTACCAAAAATCTCAATGGTCTTCCCAAAAACAAACAGATGCCTGCAAAAGCTGTAAAGGATATTACGGCTCTAGTGCAATATGGTTTCTTGGATGCTCAAAAAATGATTAGCACTTCTAAATCAACTATGAAGGAAATGGGGCAAACCTTCCCCAAAGAGTTGGCTACTGTAGAAGAAAATCTAAACAAGTTTGAAATTAAAACATTTGCTCCTGAGGGTAATCAAATTAAATCAGATATGCGTCTAATTTTCAAAAACAAAGATGCTAACTCTCTACAAATCATGGTTGATGGAATGCTTAAAGTAATGGAAAGCAAAATGGGAGGTCGTGACGAAGAGCCTGTTTATGACGAAGAGGAAGAGAGTGAAGATGGCACTAAAAAACTATAG
- a CDS encoding class I SAM-dependent methyltransferase encodes MDKKFYKEYYKLERSHWWFTARLNILETLFVNRILKKRKNLDILNTGVATGATTTMLEQYGAVTSLEYDKDCCEFLDEVVGIKAINASLTELPFESNSFDVVSAFDVIEHIDDHVLAVQEIKRVLKPNGTIYLTVPAFNFLWSNHDVINHHYRRYTKKELVTILEKEGFKIDYGSYFNFFLFLPILAVRMLFKIIPRKKNEGQTGSDGEILQSNGFVNKVLHWLFNKELIFLNRGIRLPFGVSVLVIGTKS; translated from the coding sequence ATGGACAAGAAATTTTATAAAGAGTATTATAAACTAGAGCGAAGCCATTGGTGGTTTACAGCTCGCCTAAATATATTAGAAACTCTTTTTGTCAATAGAATACTCAAGAAAAGAAAAAACCTAGATATATTAAATACTGGAGTGGCTACAGGCGCAACAACAACAATGTTAGAACAATATGGAGCAGTCACTTCATTGGAGTACGACAAAGATTGTTGTGAGTTTTTGGATGAGGTGGTTGGCATCAAAGCAATTAATGCTTCTTTGACAGAACTACCTTTTGAGAGCAATTCATTTGATGTTGTTTCTGCTTTTGATGTAATTGAACACATAGACGACCACGTATTGGCGGTACAAGAAATTAAACGTGTTCTAAAACCCAACGGAACCATTTATTTGACCGTACCTGCATTTAATTTTTTGTGGAGTAACCATGATGTGATCAACCATCACTATCGAAGGTATACCAAGAAAGAATTGGTTACTATTTTAGAAAAAGAAGGGTTTAAAATCGATTATGGTTCTTATTTTAACTTCTTCTTGTTTTTGCCCATTTTGGCCGTTCGAATGTTGTTTAAGATAATTCCTAGGAAAAAAAATGAAGGACAGACAGGATCAGATGGCGAAATTTTACAGTCAAATGGTTTTGTGAATAAAGTACTGCATTGGTTGTTTAACAAGGAGTTAATCTTTTTAAATCGAGGAATTCGTTTGCCTTTCGGAGTTTCGGTTTTGGTCATAGGAACAAAGTCTTAA
- a CDS encoding glycosyltransferase family 2 protein yields MSEVANQSWSIVVLCFNEAENIVRVIQHVQAKLALISNPQGEIIVVNDGSSDNSDAVIRGLLDEPQHKNIKYIHHPINLGIGKALHSGYRQATGDNVVMIPGDGQFDLGELLPYKNIPERTIIAFYRVENTTYTLSRNILSLFNNVLNWLFIGLKLKDVNWVKVYKNNALQDLELEITSSLVESEICSKLMYLGHQAIEVKSKYLPRQAGKSKGASWAIVKQAVIDIPRLILVFRRFKRKNKNKLSK; encoded by the coding sequence TTGTCAGAAGTTGCGAATCAGAGTTGGTCAATTGTTGTTCTTTGTTTTAATGAAGCAGAAAACATTGTACGTGTTATTCAGCATGTTCAAGCTAAGTTAGCCCTTATTTCTAACCCTCAAGGAGAGATTATTGTGGTAAACGATGGTAGTTCTGACAATTCCGATGCAGTAATTCGAGGATTGCTGGACGAACCACAGCACAAAAACATTAAGTACATTCACCATCCTATAAACTTAGGCATCGGAAAAGCCTTGCATTCGGGGTATCGACAAGCAACAGGGGATAATGTAGTGATGATTCCTGGCGATGGTCAATTTGACTTGGGAGAGTTGCTGCCCTACAAAAATATACCAGAAAGGACAATTATAGCTTTTTATCGAGTAGAGAATACTACTTATACACTGTCTAGAAATATTTTGTCTTTGTTCAATAATGTTTTAAATTGGCTGTTTATTGGTCTCAAACTCAAAGATGTGAACTGGGTAAAGGTCTATAAAAATAACGCTTTACAAGATTTGGAACTAGAAATAACAAGCTCTTTGGTAGAGTCCGAAATATGTAGCAAACTAATGTATTTGGGACATCAAGCGATAGAAGTAAAGTCTAAATACTTGCCAAGACAGGCAGGGAAAAGCAAAGGCGCTTCATGGGCTATTGTGAAGCAAGCTGTGATTGATATTCCCCGTTTGATTCTAGTTTTTAGACGATTTAAACGAAAAAATAAAAATAAATTATCAAAATAG
- a CDS encoding acyltransferase produces the protein MKELTWNANQQILNHVKVGKDVKIYSFVNAYHCSIDDGSKIGTFVEIQKGVRIGKNCKISSHSFICEGVQIEDNVFVGHNVSFINDMVPRATNPDGSPQTEKDWTLVETLVKKGASIGTSATILGGVTIGENALVGAGSVVTKDVPANAVVVGNPAKLVRFIT, from the coding sequence ATGAAAGAATTAACATGGAATGCCAATCAGCAAATTCTTAACCATGTAAAGGTTGGTAAGGATGTTAAAATATATAGTTTTGTGAATGCTTATCATTGTTCTATTGATGATGGTTCAAAAATTGGTACCTTTGTAGAAATTCAGAAAGGAGTACGAATTGGCAAAAATTGTAAAATATCCAGCCATTCTTTTATTTGTGAAGGTGTGCAGATAGAAGACAACGTATTTGTTGGTCATAACGTCTCTTTTATTAATGATATGGTACCAAGGGCAACCAATCCAGATGGAAGTCCTCAAACAGAGAAGGATTGGACATTAGTAGAAACCTTGGTTAAGAAAGGGGCTTCGATAGGAACGAGTGCTACGATACTAGGAGGCGTAACTATTGGTGAAAATGCCTTGGTAGGAGCTGGTTCTGTGGTTACCAAGGATGTTCCTGCAAATGCTGTAGTTGTTGGCAATCCTGCTAAGTTGGTGCGATTTATAACCTAG
- a CDS encoding glycosyltransferase: MAAKNKKKSSRQAQQSRKYPENKYQGKLSIVIPVYNEEDGLQTIFRELQKVEQNWKLPYEVIFVNNGSSDDTLSVINQTYNNEGQSEQVSYEVIDLEEHQTVAAALKAGVAQATGNHILTWSRKSQEEGESPINWLRKLAQEDWDDSSIIVGVRNYVEGESTTDGIVKKLSNGWVQLWSGMNVVDVEAPFRLYPQTVGKLLFDKLSSKSKTPDLEVIHYAHLYDLAIVEASIDNVKKGASSTSTGNALTNFVNIFKNIFNFFWIDSIKEMKVEHSLSNWKQANSIYRFLFAALSLLVLFMLPYLSFDYGITGDEGFQEKYGTHVLNYFETEGVDDNALNFVNLYFYGGIFDYTVTWMHKYVFTTWDLFEVRHMFNALVGAILFVFVGLLSYSVTRKWKIAFWTIILVIFFPRLFGHAMNNPKDIPFAAGYIISIYFMMNFVRQLPRPSLNSIVGLIVGISLTMGMRSGGIIIIPYLFLFTGGMHLLNTKLRAQLFNFKYLIKLGSILVAIVVLGYFGGILYWPYALEDPLNNPFYALQEMSNFSVGIRMLWEGQHYWSEYLPWYYVPKWLVTVLPLVVLLGLIFAIVPIVKDTRNRIITLMLAFTALFPVAYVIYKDSALYDGIRHFLFVCPPLIILATYGYFFTIDYLKPKAAKIGVYVIFFGLLALPVRWTIAAHPHQYTYFNEFMGGIEGAFGAYETDYWMNSTKEAVDWVIENIPEVKAGEEVRFGTQAHLPINHYFKDYPNVKVIYTRYHERAKHNWDYGIYISRFINKKALEQDVWPAGNELLHAVKVDNVPLCMISKRSETNKKSVEAAAAFKAKDYAKAIALLQEVLKENPKDDSALMLLTQYALQAGNTQLAKETVTELHKYMTDYSNAYGMEGICYMQMKDAENAEKCFSKAVECNPKYTFGHYHLANLLVQKQELNKAIEHLELFDQYGGKPAQGYDLAINICQHLGNDAKKSFFMAKKLSTQGKWQEAMQNLNVALSILPDYKPALKMKKMYDDAVRKQMLATARKERLKREGKIK; this comes from the coding sequence ATGGCGGCTAAAAATAAGAAGAAGAGTTCTCGACAAGCCCAACAGTCAAGAAAATATCCTGAAAATAAATATCAAGGTAAGTTGTCTATCGTTATTCCTGTTTATAACGAAGAGGATGGACTTCAAACAATATTTAGGGAGCTTCAAAAAGTGGAGCAAAACTGGAAATTACCTTACGAAGTTATTTTTGTTAATAATGGAAGTAGTGACGATACCTTATCTGTCATCAACCAAACTTATAATAACGAGGGACAATCTGAACAAGTTTCTTATGAGGTAATTGATTTAGAAGAACACCAAACAGTAGCCGCTGCTCTAAAAGCTGGTGTGGCTCAAGCTACTGGGAATCATATTTTGACTTGGTCTCGGAAATCTCAAGAAGAAGGAGAGTCGCCTATTAATTGGTTGAGAAAACTCGCCCAAGAGGATTGGGACGATAGTAGTATTATCGTAGGAGTTAGGAATTATGTAGAAGGCGAAAGTACAACAGACGGCATTGTGAAGAAGTTGTCAAATGGATGGGTACAGTTGTGGTCGGGTATGAATGTAGTTGATGTAGAAGCTCCTTTTAGATTGTATCCTCAAACAGTTGGCAAATTATTATTTGATAAACTTAGCTCCAAAAGTAAGACGCCTGACCTAGAAGTAATTCATTATGCTCATTTGTATGATCTGGCTATTGTAGAAGCATCTATTGATAATGTAAAAAAAGGAGCATCTTCAACAAGTACAGGGAATGCTTTGACCAACTTTGTGAATATTTTCAAGAATATATTCAATTTCTTTTGGATTGACTCTATCAAAGAAATGAAGGTTGAACATAGTTTGAGCAATTGGAAGCAAGCCAATTCTATTTATAGATTCTTATTTGCTGCTTTGTCTTTGTTGGTATTGTTTATGTTGCCTTACTTGAGCTTTGATTATGGTATTACAGGAGACGAAGGATTTCAGGAAAAATATGGGACACATGTTTTAAATTATTTTGAGACAGAAGGCGTAGATGATAATGCGCTTAATTTTGTCAATTTATATTTTTACGGAGGGATATTTGACTATACCGTTACTTGGATGCACAAGTATGTATTTACAACTTGGGATTTGTTTGAAGTAAGGCATATGTTTAATGCTTTGGTAGGAGCTATTTTGTTTGTGTTTGTTGGTTTGTTGTCTTATTCAGTCACAAGAAAATGGAAAATAGCTTTTTGGACAATTATCTTAGTCATTTTCTTCCCTCGCCTTTTTGGTCACGCAATGAATAACCCTAAGGATATTCCTTTTGCAGCAGGATATATCATCAGCATTTATTTTATGATGAATTTTGTTCGCCAACTGCCCCGACCTTCTTTAAATTCTATTGTTGGGCTTATTGTAGGCATTTCATTAACTATGGGAATGCGATCGGGAGGAATTATTATCATTCCTTATTTATTCTTATTTACAGGAGGAATGCATCTCCTCAATACTAAGTTGCGAGCTCAGTTGTTTAACTTTAAGTATTTGATAAAACTGGGGAGTATTTTGGTAGCTATTGTTGTTTTAGGATACTTTGGTGGTATACTGTATTGGCCATACGCTTTAGAAGATCCACTAAACAATCCGTTTTACGCTTTGCAAGAAATGTCTAATTTCTCTGTTGGAATACGCATGTTATGGGAAGGGCAACATTATTGGTCTGAGTATTTGCCATGGTATTATGTGCCTAAGTGGTTGGTAACGGTATTGCCTTTGGTTGTTTTATTGGGATTGATATTTGCTATCGTGCCAATTGTCAAAGATACGCGCAATAGAATAATAACATTGATGCTTGCATTTACAGCCTTGTTTCCTGTAGCTTATGTTATTTATAAAGATTCTGCTTTGTATGATGGGATAAGACACTTCTTATTTGTTTGTCCCCCATTAATTATTTTAGCAACCTATGGATACTTTTTCACGATTGATTATCTAAAACCCAAAGCAGCTAAAATTGGTGTTTATGTCATTTTCTTTGGTTTATTGGCGTTGCCAGTAAGATGGACTATTGCGGCACATCCACACCAATATACCTACTTTAATGAATTCATGGGAGGAATAGAAGGCGCTTTTGGTGCTTATGAAACTGATTATTGGATGAATTCAACCAAAGAAGCAGTAGACTGGGTCATAGAAAATATACCAGAGGTAAAAGCAGGAGAAGAAGTGCGATTTGGAACGCAAGCACATTTACCAATCAATCATTATTTCAAAGATTATCCTAATGTAAAGGTGATTTATACTCGTTATCATGAACGGGCTAAACACAATTGGGATTATGGAATATACATTTCTAGATTTATCAATAAAAAAGCATTAGAGCAGGATGTTTGGCCAGCAGGAAATGAATTGTTACATGCTGTAAAAGTGGATAATGTGCCGCTGTGTATGATCAGCAAGCGTTCTGAGACGAACAAAAAATCTGTAGAAGCGGCAGCTGCATTTAAGGCTAAGGATTATGCCAAGGCAATTGCTTTGTTACAAGAAGTACTAAAAGAAAATCCCAAAGATGATAGTGCTTTGATGTTGTTAACTCAATACGCATTGCAGGCTGGCAATACGCAACTAGCCAAAGAAACAGTTACAGAATTGCACAAATATATGACCGATTATTCTAATGCTTATGGGATGGAAGGAATTTGCTATATGCAAATGAAGGATGCTGAAAATGCCGAAAAATGTTTTAGCAAAGCAGTAGAGTGCAATCCTAAATATACTTTTGGTCATTATCACTTGGCTAACTTATTGGTACAAAAACAAGAGCTCAATAAAGCAATAGAACACCTAGAACTCTTTGACCAATATGGCGGAAAACCAGCGCAGGGATATGACTTGGCAATTAATATTTGTCAACATCTAGGAAATGACGCTAAGAAGAGTTTCTTTATGGCCAAAAAATTGTCTACCCAAGGAAAATGGCAAGAGGCAATGCAAAACTTGAATGTGGCTCTTAGCATCTTGCCAGACTATAAGCCGGCCTTAAAAATGAAAAAGATGTATGACGATGCTGTTCGTAAACAAATGTTAGCAACAGCTAGAAAGGAGCGTTTGAAAAGGGAGGGAAAGATTAAATAA
- a CDS encoding Gfo/Idh/MocA family oxidoreductase yields MTQNIVKVAVIGFGYWGPNMVRNFNAQKTGEVLYVADFREERLRVAEQLYPAIKTTKSPDQAILDVEVDAVVIATPVFTHFELAKKALEAGKHVLLEKPMVTTSEEAEILINLAEQKQRILMVDHTFLYTGAVQSIKRLVDSGMIGKLQYIDSTRINLGLFQPDVNVLWDLAPHDISILNHLTDEKPYSVQATGVSHTNNGIENIAYLTMNYESNIIAHFNCSWTSPVKIRKFLIGGDQKMIVFDDTEPTEKVRIYDTSYHYTEKRSDEEKRRVLVDYRVGDIQIPKIPMIEALSGVAADFIAAILYQKQPLSDYVSGINVIKVLEASQLSIKNGGKEVKVSYW; encoded by the coding sequence ATGACTCAAAATATCGTAAAAGTAGCAGTAATTGGATTTGGATACTGGGGCCCCAATATGGTGCGAAATTTTAATGCACAAAAAACTGGGGAAGTACTCTATGTCGCCGATTTTCGTGAAGAGCGCCTACGGGTAGCAGAACAATTATATCCTGCTATCAAGACAACTAAATCTCCTGATCAAGCAATTTTAGATGTTGAGGTGGATGCTGTTGTAATTGCAACCCCTGTATTTACACATTTTGAATTGGCAAAAAAAGCACTAGAGGCAGGCAAGCACGTTTTGTTGGAAAAACCGATGGTGACTACTTCTGAAGAAGCAGAAATACTCATCAACTTAGCAGAACAAAAGCAACGGATTCTTATGGTGGATCACACGTTTTTGTATACGGGAGCGGTACAGTCGATTAAGCGATTGGTAGACTCAGGGATGATTGGCAAATTACAATACATAGACTCTACACGAATTAACCTAGGATTATTTCAGCCTGATGTGAATGTATTGTGGGATTTGGCACCCCATGATATTTCTATTCTAAACCATTTGACAGATGAAAAGCCTTACAGTGTGCAAGCAACAGGGGTTTCGCATACCAATAATGGCATAGAAAACATTGCTTATTTGACAATGAACTACGAGAGTAATATCATCGCACACTTTAATTGCTCGTGGACTTCTCCTGTAAAAATACGCAAGTTCTTAATCGGTGGAGATCAAAAAATGATTGTTTTTGATGATACAGAACCCACCGAAAAAGTACGTATTTATGATACGAGTTATCACTACACCGAAAAACGCAGTGATGAGGAAAAGAGAAGGGTTTTGGTAGATTATAGGGTAGGAGATATTCAAATTCCTAAAATACCTATGATAGAAGCATTGTCTGGAGTTGCAGCGGATTTTATTGCTGCTATTTTATACCAAAAACAACCCCTCTCAGATTACGTTTCAGGAATCAATGTCATCAAAGTTTTAGAGGCTTCTCAGTTATCTATCAAAAATGGAGGTAAAGAGGTAAAAGTTTCTTATTGGTAA
- a CDS encoding type B 50S ribosomal protein L31, producing MKKDIHPESNRLVCFRDISTDTTFLMHSSAPSSENIEVDGVEYPLVKVEISSASHPFYTGKMQFVDTAGRIDKFNKKFAKFDKYMVKDEEKAAE from the coding sequence ATGAAAAAAGATATTCATCCAGAGAGCAATCGTCTGGTATGTTTTAGAGACATATCTACAGATACCACTTTTTTAATGCATTCTTCTGCACCTTCTAGCGAAAATATTGAAGTTGATGGTGTTGAATATCCACTAGTGAAAGTAGAGATTAGCTCTGCTTCTCATCCTTTCTACACTGGTAAAATGCAATTCGTGGATACTGCTGGACGTATTGACAAATTTAACAAGAAATTTGCTAAGTTTGACAAGTACATGGTTAAAGACGAAGAAAAAGCTGCTGAATAA
- a CDS encoding glycosyltransferase family 2 protein: MEKNKPQVNLLIPLYNEEEVYDKLIERLTNVIEKTTLDVSVILVDDGSKDKTPFFMRETALKDERFSAVFLSRNFGHQLALTAGLTCINATEAVLILDGDLQDPPELLDKFYAYYKEGYDVVYAERSSNAEKSFKRLTSRWFYQLFDRMTETKIPLNTGDFALISRRVADILNQMPEERRFIRGMRSWVGFKQKGIFFDRPQREYGETKYPLTKMLRLALDGIFSFSEVPIKLIINLGILAVLSSFIFLTITLYRKFYLDVVGEGFTALIFAITLFGGVQLISIGVLGEYIVRIFFQVKERPLFIIESRIEKQKEINGQEIL, from the coding sequence ATGGAAAAAAATAAACCACAAGTCAACTTACTAATTCCTCTTTATAACGAAGAAGAGGTCTATGATAAATTGATAGAGCGACTAACCAATGTAATTGAAAAAACTACATTGGACGTTAGTGTGATTTTGGTAGATGATGGGAGCAAGGACAAAACGCCTTTTTTTATGCGAGAGACGGCTTTAAAAGACGAACGATTTAGCGCTGTTTTCCTGTCTAGAAACTTTGGACATCAATTAGCATTAACAGCAGGATTAACGTGCATCAATGCAACAGAGGCAGTTTTGATTTTGGATGGTGATTTGCAAGATCCTCCAGAGTTGCTAGATAAATTTTATGCGTATTACAAAGAAGGCTATGATGTTGTATATGCCGAGCGCTCTTCTAATGCTGAAAAGTCGTTTAAAAGGTTAACATCTAGATGGTTTTATCAATTGTTTGATAGAATGACAGAAACTAAAATCCCTTTGAATACGGGGGATTTTGCCTTAATAAGTCGTCGAGTTGCTGATATTTTAAATCAAATGCCCGAAGAAAGACGCTTTATTCGAGGTATGAGAAGTTGGGTCGGATTTAAGCAGAAGGGAATCTTTTTTGATCGCCCACAAAGAGAATATGGAGAAACAAAATATCCATTAACAAAAATGCTTCGACTTGCTTTGGATGGTATTTTTAGTTTTAGCGAAGTGCCAATCAAATTGATTATCAACCTAGGGATACTCGCCGTCTTATCAAGTTTTATATTCTTAACGATCACCTTGTATAGAAAATTTTACTTGGATGTTGTCGGAGAAGGATTTACAGCTTTAATCTTTGCAATTACCTTATTTGGTGGGGTACAACTGATTTCGATAGGTGTGTTGGGAGAATATATTGTAAGAATATTCTTTCAAGTCAAAGAACGCCCTTTGTTTATTATAGAAAGTAGAATAGAAAAACAAAAAGAAATAAATGGACAAGAAATTTTATAA